A genomic segment from Streptomyces antibioticus encodes:
- the cobN gene encoding cobaltochelatase subunit CobN: MILLLSTSDTDLLSARAAAGPVTYRFANPARLPLDDLPALLDGVDLVVVRLLGGLRAWQDGLDLLLADGRPVVVLTGEQAPDAQLMAASTVPVGIAAESHAYLAHGGPANLEQLARFLSDTVLLTGHGFEPPAPAPTWGPLERPARELPEGGPTIAVLYYRAHHMSGNTAFVHTLCDAIEAAGGRALPLYVASLRAPEPELIDRLRPADAIVTTVLAAGGTRPAEASAGGDDESWDAGALTALDVPILQALCLTSSRSDWDANDEGVSPLDAASQIAVPEFDGRLITVPFSFKEIDADGLPAYVADPERAARVAGIAVRHARLRHIPAADKRLALVLSAYPTKHSRIGNAVGLDTPASAVALLRRLKEEGYDFGGADVPGLVSGDGDELIRALIEAGGHDQEWLTEEQLARNPVRIPAADYRRWFAGLPEELRTAVEEHWGPAPGEMFVDRSRNPEGDIVLAALRFENLLILIQPPRGFGENPIAIYHDPDLPPSHHYLAAYRWIAAPAADGGFGADAMIHLGKHGNLEWLPGKNAGLSAACGPDAALGDLPLIYPFLVNDPGEGTQAKRRVHATLVDHLVPPMARADSYGDIARLEQLLDEYAQISAMDPAKLPAIRAQIWTLIQAARLDHDLGLDDRPDDDGFDDFLLHVDGWLCEVKDAQIRDGLHVLGNPPAGADRVNLVLAILRARQIWGGTTALPGLREALGLDESAATRTTADEAEAKARALVERMEELGWDPDAVPDEHGEQVAAVLEFAAREVVPRLAATTAELQHTLHALNGGFVPAGPSGSPLRGLVNVLPTGRNFYSVDPKAVPSRLAWETGQALADSLLERYRTDNGEWPTSVGLSLWGTSAMRTAGDDVAEALALLGVRPVWDDASRRVTGLEAVPHEELGRPRIDVTLRISGFFRDAFPHTVGLLDDAVRLAASLEEPAEVNHVRAHVQADLAEHGDERRATTRIFGSRPGTYGAGLLQLIDSRDWRTDADLAEVYTVWGGYAYGRELDGRPARDEMETAYKRIAVAAKNTDTREHDIADSDDYFQYHGGMVATVRALRGTAPEAYIGDSTRPETVRTRTLVEETSRVFRARVVNPKWIEAMRRHGYKGAFELAATVDYLFGYDATTGVVADWMYDKLTETYVLDPTNREFLQEANPWALHGIAERLLEAESRGMWAKPDPAVLEELRRVFLETEGDLEGDG; this comes from the coding sequence ATGATCCTCCTGCTGTCGACGTCCGACACCGACCTGCTCAGCGCGCGCGCCGCCGCCGGCCCGGTCACCTACCGCTTCGCCAACCCGGCCCGCCTCCCCCTCGACGACCTGCCCGCCCTCCTGGACGGCGTGGACCTGGTCGTCGTACGCCTCCTCGGCGGGCTGCGCGCCTGGCAGGACGGCCTCGATCTGCTGCTCGCCGACGGCCGCCCGGTCGTCGTCCTCACCGGCGAACAGGCCCCCGACGCCCAGTTGATGGCCGCCTCCACCGTCCCGGTCGGCATCGCCGCCGAGTCGCACGCCTACCTCGCCCACGGCGGCCCCGCCAACCTGGAACAGCTCGCCCGCTTCCTCTCCGACACCGTGCTCCTCACCGGCCACGGCTTCGAACCCCCGGCGCCCGCCCCGACCTGGGGGCCGCTGGAGCGCCCGGCGCGCGAGCTGCCCGAGGGCGGCCCGACGATCGCCGTGCTCTACTACCGAGCCCACCACATGAGCGGCAACACCGCCTTCGTGCACACCCTGTGCGACGCGATCGAGGCGGCCGGCGGCCGGGCCCTGCCGCTGTACGTGGCCTCGCTGCGCGCCCCCGAGCCCGAACTGATCGACCGGCTCCGCCCGGCCGACGCCATCGTGACCACCGTCCTCGCCGCGGGCGGCACCCGGCCCGCCGAGGCGTCGGCCGGCGGCGACGACGAGTCCTGGGACGCGGGCGCCCTCACCGCCCTCGACGTCCCCATCCTCCAGGCCCTGTGCCTGACTTCGTCCCGCTCCGACTGGGACGCCAACGACGAGGGCGTCTCCCCGCTGGATGCGGCCAGCCAGATCGCCGTGCCCGAGTTCGACGGCCGGCTGATCACCGTGCCGTTCTCCTTCAAGGAGATCGACGCCGACGGCCTGCCCGCCTACGTCGCCGACCCCGAGCGCGCCGCCCGCGTCGCCGGCATCGCCGTACGCCACGCCCGGCTGCGCCACATCCCGGCCGCCGACAAGCGGCTCGCGCTGGTGCTGTCCGCCTACCCCACCAAGCACTCCCGCATCGGCAACGCGGTCGGCCTGGACACCCCCGCCAGCGCCGTCGCCCTGCTGCGGCGCCTCAAGGAGGAGGGCTACGACTTCGGCGGCGCCGACGTCCCCGGGCTCGTCTCCGGCGACGGCGACGAGCTGATCCGCGCGCTCATCGAGGCCGGCGGCCACGACCAGGAGTGGCTCACCGAGGAGCAGCTCGCCCGCAACCCGGTGCGCATCCCGGCGGCGGACTACCGGCGCTGGTTCGCCGGGCTCCCCGAGGAACTGCGCACCGCCGTCGAGGAGCACTGGGGCCCGGCGCCCGGCGAGATGTTCGTCGACCGCAGCCGCAATCCCGAGGGCGACATCGTGCTCGCCGCGCTCCGCTTCGAGAACCTGCTGATCCTCATCCAGCCGCCGCGCGGCTTCGGCGAGAACCCCATCGCCATCTACCACGACCCGGACCTGCCGCCCTCGCACCACTACCTCGCCGCCTACCGCTGGATCGCCGCCCCCGCGGCCGACGGCGGCTTCGGCGCCGACGCGATGATCCACCTCGGCAAGCACGGCAACCTGGAGTGGCTGCCCGGCAAGAACGCCGGCCTGTCCGCCGCCTGCGGCCCCGACGCCGCCCTCGGCGACCTGCCGCTGATCTACCCGTTCCTGGTCAACGACCCCGGCGAGGGCACCCAGGCCAAGCGCCGCGTCCACGCCACCCTCGTGGACCACCTGGTGCCGCCGATGGCCCGCGCCGACTCCTACGGCGACATCGCGCGCCTGGAGCAACTCCTCGACGAGTACGCGCAGATCTCGGCCATGGACCCGGCGAAGCTGCCCGCGATCCGCGCCCAGATCTGGACCCTCATCCAGGCCGCCCGGCTCGACCACGACCTCGGCCTGGACGACCGCCCCGACGACGACGGCTTCGACGACTTCCTCCTGCATGTCGACGGCTGGCTCTGCGAGGTCAAGGACGCCCAGATCCGCGACGGCCTGCATGTGCTGGGCAATCCGCCGGCCGGCGCCGACCGCGTCAACCTCGTCCTGGCGATCCTGCGCGCCCGCCAGATCTGGGGCGGCACCACCGCCCTGCCCGGACTGCGCGAGGCGCTCGGCCTGGACGAGTCCGCGGCCACCCGCACCACCGCCGACGAGGCGGAGGCCAAGGCCCGCGCCCTGGTCGAGCGGATGGAGGAACTCGGCTGGGACCCCGACGCGGTGCCCGACGAGCACGGTGAACAGGTCGCCGCCGTCCTGGAGTTCGCCGCCCGCGAGGTCGTCCCGCGGCTTGCCGCCACCACCGCCGAACTCCAGCACACCCTGCACGCCCTGAACGGCGGGTTCGTCCCGGCCGGTCCTTCCGGCTCGCCGCTGCGCGGACTGGTCAACGTCCTGCCGACCGGCCGCAACTTCTACTCCGTCGACCCCAAGGCCGTGCCCTCGCGCCTCGCCTGGGAGACCGGCCAGGCCCTCGCCGACTCCCTCCTGGAGCGCTACCGCACCGACAACGGTGAATGGCCCACCTCCGTCGGTCTGTCGCTGTGGGGCACCAGCGCCATGCGCACCGCGGGCGACGACGTCGCCGAGGCCCTCGCCCTGCTCGGCGTCCGCCCCGTCTGGGACGACGCCTCCCGCCGCGTCACCGGCCTCGAAGCCGTCCCGCACGAGGAGTTGGGCCGCCCCCGTATCGACGTGACCCTGCGCATCTCCGGCTTCTTCCGCGACGCCTTCCCGCACACGGTCGGCCTCCTCGACGACGCCGTACGCCTGGCCGCGTCGCTGGAGGAACCGGCCGAGGTCAACCACGTCCGCGCCCACGTCCAGGCGGACCTGGCCGAGCACGGTGACGAACGCCGCGCCACCACCCGGATCTTCGGCTCCCGCCCCGGCACGTACGGCGCCGGGCTGCTCCAGCTCATCGACTCCCGCGACTGGCGCACCGACGCCGACCTCGCCGAGGTCTACACGGTCTGGGGCGGCTACGCCTACGGCCGTGAACTCGACGGGCGTCCGGCCCGCGACGAGATGGAGACGGCGTACAAGCGGATCGCGGTGGCCGCCAAGAACACGGACACCCGTGAGCACGACATCGCCGACTCCGACGACTACTTCCAGTACCACGGCGGCATGGTGGCCACCGTCCGCGCACTGCGCGGCACGGCGCCCGAGGCGTACATCGGCGACTCCACCCGCCCGGAGACGGTCCGCACCCGCACGCTGGTCGAGGAGACCTCGCGCGTCTTCCGCGCCCGGGTCGTCAACCCGAAGTGGATCGAGGCGATGCGCCGCCACGGCTACAAGGGTGCCTTCGAACTCGCCGCGACCGTGGACTACTTGTTCGGCTACGACGCGACGACCGGTGTGGTCGCCGACTGGATGTACGACAAGCTCACCGAGACGTACGTCCTGGACCCCACCAACCGCGAATTTCTCCAGGAGGCCAACCCCTGGGCCCTGCACGGCATCGCCGAGCGTCTCCTCGAGGCCGAGTCGCGCGGTATGTGGGCGAAGCCGGATCCGGCGGTCCTTGAGGAGCTGCGGCGGGTGTTCCTGGAGACGGAGGGTGACCTCGAAGGGGACGGCTGA
- a CDS encoding FAD-dependent oxidoreductase, with protein sequence MTTHPHPHHPIAIIGAGLGGLTLARVLHTRGIEAAVFDLEAGRHVRTQGGMLDIHEDSGQTAIRAAGLYEPFRALVHPGGEAMRLLDRDAAVVLERGDDGDGGRPEVDRGHLRDLLLDSLPDGTVRWSRKVTGARALDDGRHEVTFDDGTAVTTDLLVGADGAWSRIRPLVSSAGPAYTGISLVELDLLDADTRHPDSADLIGGGFFIALDDHKGFLAHRETDGSLHVYVAHRADEDWLDGIDFTEAGGETPLAKKALLDSFAGWSPRFRALIADADGPLVPRRIHALPVGHRWDRVPGVTLLGDAAHLMSPFAGEGANLAMLDGALLGLALADHPDDTEAALTVYEKELFPRGEASAAESATWLTQMFGPDPMTGLVEQFTAHERS encoded by the coding sequence ATGACCACGCACCCGCACCCCCACCACCCCATCGCGATCATCGGCGCAGGACTGGGCGGTCTGACCCTGGCCCGCGTCCTGCACACCCGCGGCATCGAGGCGGCCGTGTTCGACCTCGAGGCCGGTCGGCACGTCCGCACCCAGGGCGGCATGCTCGACATCCACGAGGACTCCGGGCAGACCGCGATCCGCGCCGCCGGCCTGTACGAGCCGTTCCGGGCGCTCGTCCACCCCGGCGGCGAGGCGATGCGGCTCCTCGACCGGGACGCCGCCGTCGTCCTGGAGCGCGGGGACGACGGCGACGGCGGCCGTCCCGAGGTCGACCGCGGACACCTGCGCGACCTCCTGCTGGACTCCCTCCCCGACGGCACGGTCCGCTGGTCCCGCAAGGTGACCGGCGCCCGCGCCCTGGACGACGGCCGGCACGAGGTGACCTTCGACGACGGCACCGCCGTCACCACCGATCTGCTGGTCGGCGCCGACGGCGCCTGGTCCCGGATCCGCCCCCTGGTGTCCTCCGCGGGCCCCGCCTACACCGGGATCAGCTTGGTCGAGCTGGACCTGCTGGACGCCGACACCCGGCACCCCGACAGCGCGGATCTGATCGGCGGCGGCTTCTTCATCGCCCTGGACGACCACAAGGGCTTCCTCGCGCACCGCGAGACCGACGGCAGCCTGCACGTCTACGTCGCCCACCGCGCCGACGAGGACTGGCTGGACGGCATCGACTTCACCGAGGCCGGCGGGGAGACCCCGCTCGCCAAGAAGGCGCTGCTCGACTCCTTCGCCGGCTGGAGCCCGCGCTTCCGGGCCCTGATCGCCGACGCCGACGGCCCCCTCGTACCGCGCCGTATCCACGCGCTGCCCGTCGGCCACCGCTGGGACCGGGTCCCCGGCGTCACCCTGCTCGGCGACGCCGCGCACCTGATGTCACCCTTCGCGGGCGAGGGCGCCAATCTGGCCATGCTCGACGGCGCTCTCCTCGGCCTGGCGCTCGCCGATCACCCTGACGACACCGAGGCCGCGCTGACCGTCTACGAGAAGGAACTCTTCCCCCGCGGCGAAGCCTCCGCGGCCGAGTCGGCGACCTGGCTCACCCAGATGTTCGGCCCCGACCCGATGACGGGCCTGGTGGAGCAGTTCACGGCGCACGAGCGGAGCTGA
- the lexA gene encoding transcriptional repressor LexA, which produces MENTVPALRGRPPGPQSPRGELTQRQSAIVRFITETVERQGYPPSMREIGQAVRLASTSSVAHQLTALERKGVLYRDPHTPRAYRLRPSWAPDLAGRDDTRIDVPLVGRIAAGAPLLAEEMIEDVYCLPRQVVGEGELFALTVSGDSMIEASICDGDIVTVRRQDSADHGDIVAALLEDEATVKVLRRQDGQVWLMPRNPAYAPIPGDGAQILGKVVGVLRLL; this is translated from the coding sequence ATGGAGAACACCGTGCCCGCCCTCAGGGGGCGCCCCCCGGGCCCCCAGTCCCCGCGGGGCGAGCTGACGCAGCGGCAGTCCGCCATCGTCCGCTTCATCACGGAGACCGTCGAGCGGCAGGGCTACCCGCCGTCCATGCGGGAGATCGGCCAGGCCGTCCGGCTCGCCAGCACCTCCTCGGTGGCCCACCAGTTGACGGCACTCGAACGCAAGGGCGTCCTCTACCGCGACCCGCACACCCCGCGCGCCTACCGCCTACGGCCTTCCTGGGCACCCGACCTCGCGGGCCGGGACGACACCCGGATCGACGTCCCGCTCGTCGGCCGGATCGCGGCGGGCGCGCCGCTGCTGGCCGAGGAGATGATCGAGGACGTCTACTGCCTGCCCCGCCAGGTGGTCGGCGAGGGCGAGCTGTTCGCCCTGACCGTCTCCGGCGACTCCATGATCGAGGCGTCGATCTGCGACGGCGACATCGTGACCGTCCGCCGCCAGGACAGCGCCGACCACGGCGACATCGTCGCCGCCCTGCTGGAGGACGAGGCGACGGTCAAGGTCCTGCGCCGCCAGGACGGCCAGGTCTGGCTGATGCCCCGCAACCCGGCCTACGCCCCGATCCCCGGCGACGGGGCGCAGATCCTGGGCAAGGTGGTCGGGGTACTGCGCCTGCTGTAA
- a CDS encoding TetR/AcrR family transcriptional regulator → MTDVTGVTEAAVGRRARKKAATRQAIAEAALGLFLERGYDRVTVKDVAEAADVSMSGLFKHFPTKESLVFDIEDDLQASLTGAVRDRPEGTPVLAALRSWLLQRIEAASGDPRHAEFQRLVSDTPALADHARRMWLRNEEELGRAITEAGPDAPGADVAGRALARFLLDRARPGHDVDPRRTLDAAVTLLADGWPAPELRRPPRTAPPEAAASPARPPGLRERKKAETRAAVNRAALDLFGEHGYDGVGVREVADAAGVSLATLFAHFPDGKASLVFPGGRADHVAALVRAVRERPVGHGVLRALHDHMATRGPFERNPDPDVRRTLDLVRATPDLADHALRTWTAAEDDLAVAVAEEAGLPDGDLTARLLARYVLQIPDLARTEPDARHTLDVVFGLLARGWPACLAPGTAAAATGPAWRPDAGRPAL, encoded by the coding sequence ATGACCGACGTGACCGGGGTGACCGAGGCGGCAGTGGGGCGCAGGGCGCGGAAGAAGGCCGCGACCAGGCAGGCGATCGCCGAGGCCGCCCTCGGGCTGTTTCTGGAGCGCGGCTACGACCGGGTGACGGTCAAGGACGTCGCCGAGGCCGCCGACGTGTCGATGAGCGGCCTGTTCAAGCACTTCCCGACCAAGGAGTCCCTCGTCTTCGACATCGAGGACGACCTCCAGGCGAGCCTGACGGGCGCCGTGCGCGACCGGCCCGAGGGGACCCCGGTCCTGGCGGCGCTCCGGTCCTGGCTGCTCCAGCGGATCGAGGCGGCGTCCGGCGACCCCCGGCACGCGGAGTTCCAGCGGCTCGTGTCCGACACCCCCGCCCTGGCCGACCACGCCCGCCGCATGTGGCTGCGCAACGAGGAGGAGCTGGGCCGGGCGATCACGGAGGCGGGCCCCGACGCGCCGGGGGCCGATGTCGCCGGCCGGGCCCTGGCCCGCTTCCTCCTGGACCGCGCCCGGCCGGGACACGACGTCGACCCGCGCCGCACCCTCGACGCCGCGGTGACCCTGCTCGCCGACGGCTGGCCCGCCCCCGAACTCCGCAGACCGCCGCGCACGGCACCGCCCGAGGCGGCCGCGTCGCCCGCCCGCCCGCCGGGGCTGCGGGAACGGAAGAAGGCCGAGACCCGCGCCGCCGTCAACCGGGCCGCCCTGGACCTGTTCGGCGAGCACGGGTACGACGGCGTCGGCGTCCGCGAGGTGGCGGACGCCGCCGGAGTCTCCCTCGCGACCCTGTTCGCCCACTTCCCCGACGGCAAGGCCAGCCTGGTCTTCCCCGGCGGCCGGGCCGACCATGTCGCCGCCCTCGTGCGCGCGGTCCGGGAGCGTCCCGTCGGACACGGCGTGCTGCGGGCCCTGCACGACCACATGGCCACCCGGGGCCCGTTCGAACGGAACCCCGACCCGGACGTCCGGCGGACCCTGGATCTCGTCCGGGCCACCCCCGACCTCGCGGACCACGCCCTCCGCACCTGGACCGCGGCCGAGGACGACCTCGCCGTCGCCGTGGCCGAGGAGGCCGGGCTCCCCGACGGCGACCTCACCGCCCGGCTCCTCGCCCGCTACGTCCTCCAGATCCCCGACCTGGCCCGTACCGAGCCGGACGCCCGCCACACGCTGGACGTCGTCTTCGGCCTGCTCGCCCGGGGGTGGCCGGCCTGCCTGGCCCCCGGAACGGCGGCGGCCGCGACCGGCCCGGCGTGGCGCCCGGATGCGGGGCGCCCCGCGCTGTGA